GGACGGTGCCACCATCCTCGTGCAAATCGACCGCGCGCGCCCAGCTCTGGTGAAGCGACCCGGCAACGGCGCTGTGACCGCGCTCGCCTGGTCGGCGGATGGACAGCACCTCGCACTCGGTACCGAGAGCGGCTTTGTCGGTCGAATCAGCGTTGCCGACTGGCGGGCTCCATCTTGAGCGCGAACCGGGCGCGACCACGGGCTGGCCTTCATCGCGCCGCAGGGGCCCGGTACCGAGTCGGAGGCGTCCGCGCAGGATGTCGCCCGTCTGGTCCAGCAGGGCTGGGGCCGACGCGGCCTTGGCAGGCCATGGCCGACTATCGCCTAATACCCATTGCGATCACCGGTGGGGCCGATGTTGCTCGGCGCTAAGCCAGGGAGTCCGCATGACCGACGCTGCCGCGTCCGTCTTGACGAATGGGGTGCCGCCGTCTCGTGTATCCGTTTCCCCACTGGGTCCATGAAAACCTATCCGAGAATTTTCTCGCAATGGGTGGTCCAAGTTCCGGGGAGCAGGCCAAACCCGCTTAGCACTAACATTGCGAGTGGACCAATCGATCGGGGCTGACTAGCGGTCCCGAACACGACAGCAGGTACTCGATCCGAAACCCTGTACCGCGAGAGAGCGAGGCAGGAATTGCGGTGTCACGTGCCAGATATCTGTCTGACCGACACCGCGATGCCTGACCGATCCCCATGACATAATCCTTCCAATACACAACGACACAGGTAGCTAGCCAGGTCATCCAATCCCTCTCCTGGGCACCCCCGAACAGTCAGCATCGGAAGCGCCATCCCGTCAATGGTGGTGCGGGACTTCGACCTCTCCGGCGGCATCGGCTTCCAGATCGTCCGGGAGCGGCGGCATTGGCTCTCCCGCCAGTGCCAGCTCGACACCACTGTGCACTTGCACGGACAGGCCGGTCGGTGGCTCCGCTTGATCGTGTTCCGCAAACGTCCAGGTCAGGATCCAGGCGTGCGCGTCCGGAAATACCGTGCGTGCACAGAGCACGTGGTCTCCAAAGCGGGCCAGTGCCCGCAGGTCAGGGACAGCGAATGCAAACGGCGCGCGACCTCGCATCAGCGCGTCGGCATGGTCCAGCGACAGCAGGAGAACCTTGAGCTGGTCGGTGGCGATCAGGTCGGCGAGGCGCTGCACCGTCCGCGCCCGGGCGACCCGCGCGCTGGCTTCCGGCAGGTGCTCCTCGAGGAACGCCTGGATTCGCTTGGCCTTGGGATAGCTCTCGGCGTCTGCCCGCGACGCGCCGATCACGAGGTGGCGCTGGCGGTAGACCTGCCACTGCCGGTAGGGAGTGTGGGCCCTCGCCGGGACGGCCCCGAGGACGCCGGCGAGAAAGGCTCCGAGGAGCGCCCGTCGGGTGGCGCGCGCTCCTCGGGAGCAAACGGTCTCAGTTCCTGTACTTGTCGAAGACGTCAAGGTTCAGGACCGCGGTGACCACGTAGTTCGGCACGTCGACGACCTGCCCGACTCGGAGGTCGACCGCGACGCTAGCCAGAATGTAGGCCTGTTCGCGCGTCATCCCGTGCTCGGCTTGGATGTAGTCGATCATCTGGATCAGCGCGTGCCGCGCGGCGAGGGTGAGGTCCTCGCTCAGGTTCTCGAGCGCCCCGATCTTCTCCGATTCGAGGTAGGTCACGTAGATCGGGACCTCGCCGGCCGTCTTGAGCGGCAGGCCGATCGTCTGGTGGAACCGGGTCGGCTCGATGTCGCGGATCTCGTCGTTGCCGGAGACCTGCGGTGCCACCATGCCGGCGGCCCCACCTTCGATGATGCTGGTCCGGACCGTCACCACGGCGCCGATCTCGATCGCCGTGCCGGAGACCTCGCCGTCGCCCTGGGCGTAGTGCACGTCACCGATGAACAGGCCGCAGCCGTCCACGTAGCAGGGGAAGATCATCGTCGTGCCGACCTGCGTCTGCTGGACGTCCATGTTGCCGCCGTTCTCGCGGGGCGGGATGGTCCGGAGACAGTCGCCGCTGTGGCTTCCCTCCGGTCCGCACACCGCGGCCGGCAGGCCGCCGATGGGCTGGGGTGCGAGCGCGATGCCGCCGGCCTCGGCGAGCGCCGCCTCGCGGGCCTTCCAGGCCTGGACCTCGGGCTCGCCCGGCAGCACGCCAATCGAGCCGGGGAACGCCTCGTAGGGCACCGTGATGCCCGGCATCTGGTCGGACACCGCGCCCCGCGGGGTGAGCTTCCAGTTCACGATGTAGGACTCGGTGTAAAGGTCGCGCAGGAACCCGAAACCGGGGACGATCAGCGTGTAGCCGTACTGGTCGGGGTCGATCGCCAGCAGCTCCACCGCGAGAGCGTCGCCCCGCTTGGCCCCGTTGATGTGCACGGGTCCGGTCATCGGGTGCACGAGGTTGAGGTCGAGCGCGGCCATGTCGTCGGCGATCGAGTCCAGGGTCAGGTCGGAATCGAGCGCGTCACGGGTGCCCATCGTGATGATGTCGCCCGGGTTCGCATGGGCCACCGGCGGGATCGCCGGGTGCAGACGATTCATGCAGCTCGGGTCGTCGGCGCAGTGGTCGCCCTGCTTGGCGATCACGACCTCCGTCGCCCATTGGGAATCGGTGGTGTCGGCTCGGGCCGTGAAGGCGGCGGCGAGCGCGGCGGTAAGGATGAACGGGAGCAAGGCCCGGAATATCGTTGGCAATTCAGCCTCCTCGACGCCGCAAGGGCGGCGCAGTCAGGGTCCCGCAACGCTCAAGGCATGAGGGTGGCCGAACTTTCGCACCCGCATCACGCGGGCCAGACATGCACCCGCCAGGCGCCCAGCGACGGGCCCGGCATACTCGCACCCGACCGTTGCAATGTCAGACATTAGCACAGCCGAGCATGCAATAGTTGACTCAATTGGTCTAAATTACTAAGTGTTGCTTGTCGACCTACCGGACGGGGAGGAGGATCCCATGCTCCGTGTCAGTCGGCTCGCGGACTACGCCGTTCTGCTAGCAGGGCGTATGGCCCGCGAGCCTGCACGCACATTCACCGCTGCCGCGCTGGCCCGGGACATGCATCTCCCGGCGCCCACTGTCACCAAGGTACTGGCGGCGCTCACGCGTGCCGGCCTGGTGGAATCGCAGCGCGGCCCGGGCGGCGGCTACCGCAGTGCGCACGCCGCGCCCGACATCTCGGTCGGTGCCGTGATCGCCGCGATCGACGGCCCCGTTGCGCTCACCATCTGTGCGGAGGGGGGCGACGCCTGTGACCTCATGGAGATCTGTCCGTCCGCGGCCAACTGGCAGCGCATCAACGAGGCAGTCCGTTCCACCCTTGAAGGCATTTCGCTGGAGGAACTGACTGGCGGCGGTGCGGGCTTCCCGCTGCCCGCCGCCCCTGTCGCCGCCGTGCCGGAGATGGCCTCGTGACGCCGCTTAGGGAAACTGTCGAGACGGTCGAGCGCGCATCCGGCGAATACCGCTACGGCTTCGTCACTGACATTGAGACCGAACGGGCGCCGACGGGTCTCAACGAGGAGATCGTTCGTTTCATCTCGGCCAAGAAGGAAGAGCCGGAGTGGCTCCTCGAGTGGCGCCTCAAGGCGTTCCGTATGTGGCTTGGCCTCGAGGACCGCGAGCCCCGCTGGGCCAACGTCCACTTCCCCAAGATCGACTTCCAGGAGGCCTGCTACTACGCCGCGCCGAAGCAGGAGGGTGACGGTCCCGCCAGTCTCGACGAGGTCGATCCCGAACTCCTCCGCACCTACGAGAAGCTTGGCATCCCGCTCAGGGAGCAGGAGGTCCTGGCGGGTGTCGCCGGCGCCGGGAACGTCGCGGTCGACGCCGTGTTCGACAGCGTCTCGGTGGCGACCACCTTCAAGGACAAGCTTGCTGAGATGGGGGTCATCTTCTGCCCGATCTCGGAGGCCGTTCGCGACCATCCGGAGCTGGTCAGGCAATACCTCGGGAGCGTGGTGCCGCAGGGCGACAACTTCTACGCAGCGCTCAACTCCGCCGTTTTCAGCGACGGCTCGTTCGTCTACGTCCCGAAGGGCGTGCAGTGCCCGATGGAGCTCAGCACCTACTTCCGGATCAACGCGCAAGGCACCGGCCAGTTCGAGCGCACGCTGATCATCGCCGATGAGGGGAGCCGGGTCTCCTACCTCGAGGGGTGCACGGCGCCGCAGCGCGACGAGAACCAGCTGCACGCGGCCGTCGTCGAGCTCGTGGCGCTGAAGGACGCGGAGATCAAGTACTCGACGGTCCAGAACTGGTACCCGGGCGACGCCGAGGGCAAGGGCGGCATCTACAACTTCGTGACCAAGCGGGGCGCCTGCCGCGGCGCCGATTCGAAGATCTCCTGGACCCAGGTCGAGACCGGCTCGGCGATCACCTGGAAGTACCCAAGCGTGCTCCTGCAGGGGGACCGGTCCGTCGGCGAGTTCTACTCGGTCGCGATCTCGAACCTCCGCCAGCAGGCCGACACCGGCACCAAGATGATTCACCTCGGGCGCGACACCCGGAGCACGATCATCTCGAAGGGGATCTCGGCCGGCCGCGGGCAGCAGACCTACCGGGGCCTGGTGCGGGTCCAGCCGAAGGCCGGCGGCGCCCGCAACTTCACGCAGTGCGATTCGCTCCTGATCGGCGATACCTGCGGCGGCCACACCGTGCCCTATATCGACGTGCGGCACCCCGGCGCTGAGGTTGCGCACGAGGCCACGACGTCGCGGATCAGCGACGCACAGCTCTTCTACTGTCGCCAGCGCGGGCTCGACCCCGAGGAGGCGGTGTCCATGATCGTGAACGGCTTCTGCCGCGACGTGCTCCAGCAGCTTCCCATGGAGTTCGCGGTGGAGGCGCAGAAACTGCTCGGCATCAGCCTGGAGGGCGCCGTCGGATGAGCGAACCACTTCTCTCGATTCGCAACCTTCGGGCCAGTGTCGACGACAAGGAGGTGCTGAAGGGCATCGACCTGACCGTCGCGGCCGGCGAGGTCGCCGCCATCATGGGGCCGAACGGGTCGGGCAAGTCGACCCTGTCGAACGTGCTGGCGGGCCGGGACGGCTACGAGGTCACCGACGGCGAGGTGCGCTACGACGGGCAGGACCTCCTCGCGATGCAGCCCGAGGAGCGCGCAGCCACCGGCGTGTTCATGGCGTTCCAGTACCCGGTCGAGATCCCGGGCGTCGTCAATGCCACCTTCACCCGCACCGCGCTCAATGCCCAGCGCAAGGCGCGGGGCGAATCCGCGATCGATGCGATCGATTTCCTGAAGCGCGCCCGCGCGACCCTGGGCCGGCTCGAGATGAACGAGGACTTTCTCCGGCGCGACGTCAACGCCGGCTTCTCGGGCGGGGAAAAGAAGCGGAACGAGATTTTCCAGATGGCCATGCTGGAGCCCCGGCTCGCAATCCTCGACGAGACGGATTCCGGCCTCGACATCGACGCCCTCCGGATCGTGGCGACGGGGGTCAACGCCATGCGCAACCCCGAGCGCACCCTGGTCGTCATCACGCACTACCAGCGGCTGCTCGAGTACGTCGTGCCGGATTCGGTGCACGTCCTGGCCGACGGGCGGATCGCCCGCTCGGGTGACCGCGAACTCGCATTGGAACTGGAACGGGCCGGCTATGCGGCCTTCCAGCCGGCCTGACACCATGACCGACGCATGGCTGGCAGGACAGCGAACGGCGTTTGCCGCCTGCCGTGACGCGCTGCCCGGCTCAGGCACACCCTGGGTCGACGCACTTCGTGCCGAGGCCTTCCGCCAGTTCGAGGAAGACGGCCCGCCGACTGCGAGGATCGAGGAATGGCGGTCCGGGCCGACGGCGGCCCTCACCGGCCAGATCTTTGCGCCCGCGGCGCCGGACGGCGCGCGAGCGGCAGCGGTGCCGGCGCCGTCCCTCGAGGGTCCGCGTCATCGGCTGGTGTTCGTGGACGGCCGGTTCAGCCTCGATCATTCCGATGCGGGTGAGCCGCCGAAGGGGGTTCGTCTCACCACGCTGGGCGCACTGCTGGCGGAGAATCCGCAGGCGGCCCGCGACCTCATCGGCGACCCCGACGCGTTCGCCGAGGAGCGGCTGTCGCACATCACCGACCGCCGCCCCCAGGCACTGGTGGCGCTGAACACGGCGCTCGCGTCCGACGGGGCCGTCCTGCTGATCGATGACGGTGTCGCGCTTGCCCATCCGCTCGAGGTCGTGCACGTCGCCCGCGACACCGAGGAACCGCGAGCCCATCACCTTCGCACCCTGATTGCGCTTGGCGCCGGTGCCCGGGCGCACGTGGTCGAGGTTCATGCGGGCGGGAGCGCCAGCGTCTGGACCAACCACGTCACCGACATCGCGATCGGCGCCGGCGCGCGCCTCGAGCACGTCCGGGCCGACGCGGGATCCGCGACCGCCGTGCACGTCAACGTTGCCCACGCCCGCCTGCGGGCCGGCGCCGCCTATGCCGGATTCGTGCTGGCCGCAACCGATGGCGCCGTCCGGACCGAGACGCGTCTTGCGCTCGAGGAGCCGGGCGCCGACGGGGAGGTCAACGGCGTCTGCCTGGCAAGGGAGTCAGGCCACATCGACGCGTTGACCCGCCTCGATCACCACGCCTGCGAGGGGGCGAGCCGGCAGCTCTGGCGGGGCATCTTCGCCGACACGGCACGCGGCGCCTTCCAGGGGCGGATCCGGGTGCTCCCGGATGCCTCGGGCACCAACGCGGCGCTCGACAACCGCAACCTGCTCCTGAGCACCGGCGCCCGTGCCGAAAGCAAGCCGGAGTTGGAGATCCTCACCGACGACGTGGCGTGCAGCCACGCCTCCGCGACCGGCGAACTCGACGCCGACGCGCTGTTCTACCTCCGCTCCCGCGGCCTGTCCGAGCAGCTGGCGCGGGCCCTGCTGATGGAGGCCTTCGCCGGCGCCGTGGCCGACCGCATCGCCCACGAGGGGATGCGCGAGTTCATCCGGCGCCTGGTCGACGACCAACTGCACGCACTGGGGAGTGCCGCATCATGAACGCGCCCGCGGGCCAGAACCCCGAAATCCTCGCCGCACGGGACGATTTCCCATTGCTGGCGCGCCCGATGCACGGCCGCCCGCTCGCGTTCCTCGACAGCGCCGCGAGCGCCCAGAAGCCCCGCGCGGTGCTGGACGGACTCCGGGACTTCTACGAGTCCGAGTACGCCAACGTGCACCGGGGGGTCTACCTGCTCTCGGCGCAGGCGACCGACCGGTATGAGGCCGCGCGCGAGACCGTGCGCCATTTCCTCAACGCCGGCCGGCCCGAGGAGATCGTGTTCACCCGGGGTGCGACCGAGGCGATCAACCTGGTGGCCGAGACGCTCGGCCGGAGCGGCCGCCTCGAGCCGGACGACGAGATCGTGCTCACGGTGCTCGAACACCACTCCAACATCGTGCCGTGGCAACTGATGCGCGATGCGACCGGCGTGCGAATTCGCGCGGCTGCCGCCGACCAGGAC
This portion of the Rhodospirillales bacterium genome encodes:
- a CDS encoding acetamidase/formamidase family protein; this encodes MPTIFRALLPFILTAALAAAFTARADTTDSQWATEVVIAKQGDHCADDPSCMNRLHPAIPPVAHANPGDIITMGTRDALDSDLTLDSIADDMAALDLNLVHPMTGPVHINGAKRGDALAVELLAIDPDQYGYTLIVPGFGFLRDLYTESYIVNWKLTPRGAVSDQMPGITVPYEAFPGSIGVLPGEPEVQAWKAREAALAEAGGIALAPQPIGGLPAAVCGPEGSHSGDCLRTIPPRENGGNMDVQQTQVGTTMIFPCYVDGCGLFIGDVHYAQGDGEVSGTAIEIGAVVTVRTSIIEGGAAGMVAPQVSGNDEIRDIEPTRFHQTIGLPLKTAGEVPIYVTYLESEKIGALENLSEDLTLAARHALIQMIDYIQAEHGMTREQAYILASVAVDLRVGQVVDVPNYVVTAVLNLDVFDKYRN
- a CDS encoding SUF system Fe-S cluster assembly regulator — translated: MLRVSRLADYAVLLAGRMAREPARTFTAAALARDMHLPAPTVTKVLAALTRAGLVESQRGPGGGYRSAHAAPDISVGAVIAAIDGPVALTICAEGGDACDLMEICPSAANWQRINEAVRSTLEGISLEELTGGGAGFPLPAAPVAAVPEMAS
- the sufB gene encoding Fe-S cluster assembly protein SufB; amino-acid sequence: MTPLRETVETVERASGEYRYGFVTDIETERAPTGLNEEIVRFISAKKEEPEWLLEWRLKAFRMWLGLEDREPRWANVHFPKIDFQEACYYAAPKQEGDGPASLDEVDPELLRTYEKLGIPLREQEVLAGVAGAGNVAVDAVFDSVSVATTFKDKLAEMGVIFCPISEAVRDHPELVRQYLGSVVPQGDNFYAALNSAVFSDGSFVYVPKGVQCPMELSTYFRINAQGTGQFERTLIIADEGSRVSYLEGCTAPQRDENQLHAAVVELVALKDAEIKYSTVQNWYPGDAEGKGGIYNFVTKRGACRGADSKISWTQVETGSAITWKYPSVLLQGDRSVGEFYSVAISNLRQQADTGTKMIHLGRDTRSTIISKGISAGRGQQTYRGLVRVQPKAGGARNFTQCDSLLIGDTCGGHTVPYIDVRHPGAEVAHEATTSRISDAQLFYCRQRGLDPEEAVSMIVNGFCRDVLQQLPMEFAVEAQKLLGISLEGAVG
- the sufC gene encoding Fe-S cluster assembly ATPase SufC, whose product is MSEPLLSIRNLRASVDDKEVLKGIDLTVAAGEVAAIMGPNGSGKSTLSNVLAGRDGYEVTDGEVRYDGQDLLAMQPEERAATGVFMAFQYPVEIPGVVNATFTRTALNAQRKARGESAIDAIDFLKRARATLGRLEMNEDFLRRDVNAGFSGGEKKRNEIFQMAMLEPRLAILDETDSGLDIDALRIVATGVNAMRNPERTLVVITHYQRLLEYVVPDSVHVLADGRIARSGDRELALELERAGYAAFQPA
- the sufD gene encoding Fe-S cluster assembly protein SufD gives rise to the protein MTDAWLAGQRTAFAACRDALPGSGTPWVDALRAEAFRQFEEDGPPTARIEEWRSGPTAALTGQIFAPAAPDGARAAAVPAPSLEGPRHRLVFVDGRFSLDHSDAGEPPKGVRLTTLGALLAENPQAARDLIGDPDAFAEERLSHITDRRPQALVALNTALASDGAVLLIDDGVALAHPLEVVHVARDTEEPRAHHLRTLIALGAGARAHVVEVHAGGSASVWTNHVTDIAIGAGARLEHVRADAGSATAVHVNVAHARLRAGAAYAGFVLAATDGAVRTETRLALEEPGADGEVNGVCLARESGHIDALTRLDHHACEGASRQLWRGIFADTARGAFQGRIRVLPDASGTNAALDNRNLLLSTGARAESKPELEILTDDVACSHASATGELDADALFYLRSRGLSEQLARALLMEAFAGAVADRIAHEGMREFIRRLVDDQLHALGSAAS